A genomic stretch from Candidatus Dormiibacterota bacterium includes:
- a CDS encoding response regulator: MIRTLIVDDDFRVAALHRAYVEKMPGFTVVGEAGTGGDALRLITQVKPDLVLLDIYLPDISGLDVMRTIREGGASRVDVIAITAARDVESLRAAMHGGVVHYLIKPFRFAALEEKLRSYAAMHQRLKQLSEADQHAVDTLYTILRHGGGGETLPKGLSRPTLDLVTRILQEAGRDLAAVEVADVASLSRVTARRYLDHLVQSGRVEVVMRYGSPGRPEHRYHLVAAGSMARPTP; the protein is encoded by the coding sequence TTGATCCGGACCCTGATCGTCGATGACGACTTCCGGGTAGCCGCCCTGCACCGCGCCTACGTCGAGAAGATGCCGGGCTTCACCGTCGTTGGGGAGGCCGGAACGGGTGGCGATGCGTTGCGACTGATCACACAAGTCAAACCCGACCTCGTCCTGCTCGACATCTATCTGCCAGACATCTCGGGACTGGACGTGATGCGCACCATCCGCGAAGGCGGCGCGTCTCGCGTCGACGTGATCGCCATTACGGCCGCCCGCGACGTGGAGAGTCTGCGGGCCGCGATGCACGGCGGTGTCGTCCACTACCTGATCAAGCCGTTTCGATTCGCCGCTCTCGAGGAGAAGCTGCGCAGCTACGCCGCGATGCACCAGCGGCTCAAGCAACTCTCAGAGGCGGATCAGCACGCGGTCGACACGCTTTACACGATCCTCAGGCACGGCGGCGGCGGCGAGACGCTGCCCAAGGGCCTCTCGCGACCGACGCTTGACCTGGTCACTCGCATCCTGCAGGAGGCCGGGCGCGACCTGGCGGCGGTCGAGGTTGCCGACGTCGCCAGCCTCAGCCGCGTCACCGCTCGGCGCTATCTCGACCACCTGGTGCAGTCGGGCCGGGTGGAAGTCGTGATGCGCTACGGATCACCCGGGCGGCCCGAGCACCGCTATCACCTGGTCGCGGCCGGCTCGATGGCCCGACCGACGCCCTAG